From one Coffea eugenioides isolate CCC68of chromosome 11, Ceug_1.0, whole genome shotgun sequence genomic stretch:
- the LOC113752601 gene encoding trihydrophobin-like: MGADNGGDGSGNGGRADGWFESRRRLYCNKAVNGGSTETSRVNGGVNESSGGCGAGGLGVNGSSCSGGSEAVGVKGSCSGAIHRVKAGAGGRGVVAMGELMGVGVIIVVMVTWVLIMGVMEMYRVIRTCSRRWLYCNKAVNGGSTETSRVNGGVNESSGGCGAGGLGVNGSSCSGSEAVGVKGSSSEAIHRVKAGAGGRGVVAMGS, encoded by the exons ATGGGTGCTGATAATGGGGGTGATGGTAGTGGTAATGGGGGTAGGGCTGATGGATGGTTTGAGAG CAGAAGAAGGCTCTACTGTAACAAGGCTGTGAATGGAGGTTCAACTGAAACTAGTAGAGTCAATGGTGGTGTGAATGAGTCTTCTGGTGGTTGTGGGGCTGGTGGTCTGGGTGTGAATGGGTCTTCCTGTAGTGGTGGTAGCGAGGCTGTTGGTGTGAAGGGGAGTTGTAGTGGGGCTATCCATAGAGTGAAGGCTGGTGCTGGTGGGCGAGGAGTGGTAGCAATGGGGGAGCTAATGGGGGTAGGCGTAATCATAGTAGTAATGGTAACATGGGTGCTGATAATGGGGGTGATG GAGATGTATCGTGTCATTCGAACTTGCAGCAGAAGATGGCTCTACTGTAACAAAGCTGTGAATGGAGGTTCAACTGAAACTAGTAGAGTCAATGGTGGTGTGAATGAGTCTTCTGGTGGTTGTGGGGCTGGTGGTCTGGGTGTGAATGGGTCTTCCTGTAGTGGTAGCGAGGCTGTTGGTGTGAAGGGGAGTTCTAGTGAGGCTATCCATAGAGTGAAGGCTGGTGCTGGTGGGCGAGGAGTGGTAGCAATGGGGAGCTAA